A genome region from Primulina eburnea isolate SZY01 chromosome 9, ASM2296580v1, whole genome shotgun sequence includes the following:
- the LOC140842053 gene encoding GDP-fucose transporter 1, whose amino-acid sequence MASIRLEASKQYYATSSLVIGYALCSSLLAVINKFAVTKFNYPGLLNALQYLTSALGVWILGKLGFLAHDPFVLETAKKFLPAAFVFYLAIFTNTNLLRHANVDTFIVFRSLTPLLVAIADTVFRRQPCPSKLTFLSLVVILGGAVGYVATDNGFTLTAYSWALAYLVTITTEMVYIKHMVTNLGLSTWGFVFYNNLLSLMMAPVFWIVTGEYVDVFMAIGRSSAGDFFEPVPFFAVSLSCVFGLLISFFGFSARKAISATAFTVTGVVNKFLTVAINVLIWDKHATPIGLVCLLLTLAGGVLYQQSVTGGAGNSSNQREPGLSKQIDKSSSADGYSDEDDEKGISDKISGV is encoded by the coding sequence ATGGCTTCTATTAGATTGGAGGCATCTAAGCAATACTACGCTACCAGCAGTCTTGTGATAGGCTACGCTCTCTGCTCTAGCTTACTTGCTGTGATCAACAAGTTTGCCGTCACCAAGTTTAATTACCCGGGACTGCTCAATGCTTTGCAGTACCTGACATCTGCTCTTGGGGTCTGGATATTGGGGAAATTAGGGTTCTTGGCACACGATCCATTCGTGCTGGAGACTGCTAAGAAATTCCTTCCTGCGGCATTTGTTTTTTATTTGGCTATATTCACCAACACGAATCTCCTTCGCCACGCCAATGTCGATACTTTCATAGTCTTTAGATCACTCACCCCCCTTTTGGTGGCAATTGCAGATACTGTGTTTAGGAGACAGCCGTGTCCATCCAAGTTAACGTTTTTATCCTTGGTGGTCATATTGGGCGGTGCGGTGGGCTATGTAGCAACGGATAATGGGTTCACATTGACTGCCTATTCTTGGGCATTAGCATATCTGGTGACTATTACCACCGAGATGGTTTACATCAAGCACATGGTGACGAATCTTGGTTTGAGTACGTGGGGATTTGTGTTTTACAATAATTTGTTGTCCTTGATGATGGCACCTGTGTTTTGGATTGTAACCGGAGAGTATGTTGATGTGTTTATGGCTATTGGAAGGTCGAGTGCTGGGGATTTTTTCGAGCCGGTTCCCTTTTTCGCTGTCTCGTTGTCTTGTGTGTTTGGGTTGCTTATTAGTTTCTTTGGCTTTTCAGCTAGAAAGGCTATCTCAGCTACTGCTTTCACAGTTACCGGTGTGGTGAACAAGTTTTTGACTGTTGCGATTAACGTGTTGATTTGGGATAAACACGCTACACCAATTGGTTTGGTGTGCTTGCTCTTGACTCTTGCTGGAGGGGTTCTCTATCAGCAATCAGTCACTGGAGGAGCTGGAAATTCTTCGAACCAGCGAGAGCCTGGACTATCCAAACAAATTGATAAGAGCAGCAGTGCCGATGGTTATTCAGATGAGGATGATGAAAAAGGCATTTCTGATAAAATTTCTGGTGTATGA
- the LOC140842054 gene encoding GATA transcription factor 16 has product MEKEVLIKLEIKKCCSDCKTTKTPLWRSGPSGPKSLCNACGIRHRKKRPAKNDANKKKKGKSRNVMQMNPRGEVERAALLLMALSCGAVFV; this is encoded by the exons ATGGAAAAG GAAGTGTTGATTAAGCTAGAGATAAAGAAATGTTGCTCCGACTGCAAGACCACCAAAACTCCCCTTTGGAGAAGTGGCCCCTCCGGCCCCAAG TCATTATGCAATGCATGTGGAATCAGACACAGAAAGAAACGGCCGGCGAAGAATGATGCCAACAAGAAGAAGAAAGGGAAGAGCCGAAATGTAATGCAAATGAATCCGAGGGGCGAAGTGGAGAGAGCTGCTTTGCTTTTAATGGCCCTCTCATGTGGTGCTGTTTTTGTTTAA